In a single window of the Desulfovibrio mangrovi genome:
- a CDS encoding leucyl aminopeptidase — translation MDIRFQQAPAADWRANTAIVFGFKDENLMEQIPALADAAPWITITPARHDFRGEKNQTVVMYGHPEIPLPRCIAVGLGERTKFNLDTLRGAMATAMQKCRELKVDTCALDLEVLKMIDESDAVLVEESVAAALLSLYTYDELKTTQDEPAHNPRWMALLSNEENFPDDLHAAARRGEAAAIGVMATRNLVNGPANIVTPAYLVEKAEAMGRKYGFKVRSINGPELAEMGMGAFESVFKGAEEQAKLLIMEYTPKGTENDDPIVFVGKGVTFDTGGISLKPSASMHEMKSDMAGAAAVIGLFEALGNSDIQRRVVGVAPCTENMPDGRATRPGDVVKTLSGKTVEIINTDAEGRLILCDALTWVQKEYTPAAIFDLATLTGACVVALGTEVAAVFATDEALSKQVQDLGGRVGDRFWPMPLWDLYFEPLKSEVADMMNVGGREGGAVNAALFLKQFINEDVRWAHLDIAGPAYKAKKSPLSVPGSTGFAVRTLLEIVRNGVAEKPE, via the coding sequence ATGGATATCCGCTTTCAGCAGGCGCCGGCAGCCGACTGGCGCGCCAACACGGCCATCGTGTTCGGCTTCAAGGACGAAAACCTCATGGAGCAGATTCCCGCTCTGGCCGACGCCGCTCCGTGGATAACCATCACCCCGGCCCGCCACGACTTCCGCGGCGAAAAGAACCAGACCGTAGTCATGTACGGGCATCCGGAAATTCCCCTGCCCCGCTGCATTGCCGTGGGCCTCGGCGAACGCACCAAGTTCAACCTCGACACCCTTCGCGGCGCCATGGCAACCGCCATGCAGAAGTGCCGCGAACTGAAGGTGGACACCTGCGCGCTGGACCTTGAAGTCTTAAAGATGATTGATGAATCCGACGCCGTGCTGGTGGAAGAGTCCGTAGCCGCTGCGCTGCTCTCGCTCTACACCTACGACGAGCTCAAGACCACCCAGGACGAACCGGCCCACAATCCCCGCTGGATGGCCCTGCTCTCCAATGAAGAGAATTTCCCCGACGACCTGCACGCGGCAGCCCGCCGCGGCGAAGCCGCCGCCATAGGCGTGATGGCCACCCGCAATCTGGTGAACGGCCCCGCCAACATCGTCACGCCCGCGTATCTGGTGGAAAAGGCGGAAGCCATGGGCCGCAAGTACGGCTTCAAGGTCCGCTCCATCAACGGCCCTGAACTGGCCGAAATGGGCATGGGTGCATTCGAATCCGTATTCAAGGGAGCCGAGGAGCAGGCCAAACTGCTCATCATGGAATACACGCCCAAAGGCACGGAGAACGATGATCCCATCGTCTTCGTGGGCAAAGGCGTCACCTTCGATACCGGCGGCATTTCCCTCAAGCCCAGCGCCAGCATGCACGAGATGAAAAGCGACATGGCCGGTGCGGCAGCCGTGATCGGCCTGTTCGAAGCGCTCGGCAATTCCGACATCCAGCGCCGCGTGGTAGGCGTTGCCCCCTGCACCGAAAACATGCCTGACGGCCGCGCCACCCGCCCCGGCGACGTGGTCAAGACCCTCTCCGGCAAGACCGTGGAAATCATCAACACCGACGCGGAAGGCCGCCTCATCCTCTGCGACGCCCTGACCTGGGTACAGAAGGAATACACCCCCGCCGCCATCTTCGATCTCGCCACCCTCACCGGAGCCTGCGTGGTCGCGCTGGGCACGGAAGTGGCCGCCGTGTTCGCCACGGACGAAGCTCTTTCCAAGCAGGTGCAGGACCTCGGCGGACGTGTGGGCGACCGTTTCTGGCCCATGCCGCTGTGGGATCTCTATTTCGAGCCCCTGAAGTCCGAAGTGGCCGACATGATGAACGTGGGCGGACGCGAAGGCGGCGCCGTCAACGCGGCCCTGTTCCTGAAGCAGTTCATCAATGAAGACGTACGCTGGGCCCATCTGGATATTGCCGGCCCTGCCTACAAGGCCAAGAAGTCTCCCCTCAGCGTTCCCGGCAGCACCGGCTTTGCCGTACGCACCCTGCTGGAAATCGTGCGTAACGGCGTGGCCGAAAAGCCCGAATAA
- a CDS encoding acetate uptake transporter encodes MDNKLANPAPLGLMGFGMTTVLLNIHNAGFFPISAMILAMGFFYGGIAQIIAGIMEFKKGNTFGLTAFTSYGLFWMTLVALIVMPKLGWTEATPHAYMGWYLAMWGVFTFFMFLGTLKSNTTIKFIFLSLTVLFFLLAARDFTGSEFIGTIAGYEGIVCGASAIYLAMAEVLNEVHGRTILPIG; translated from the coding sequence ATGGACAACAAGCTTGCTAACCCCGCCCCGCTGGGCCTGATGGGTTTCGGTATGACCACGGTGTTGCTGAACATCCACAACGCCGGCTTTTTCCCCATCAGCGCCATGATTCTCGCTATGGGCTTTTTCTACGGCGGCATCGCACAGATCATCGCCGGCATCATGGAATTCAAGAAGGGTAACACCTTCGGCCTGACCGCATTCACTTCCTACGGTCTGTTCTGGATGACCCTTGTGGCTCTTATCGTCATGCCCAAGCTGGGTTGGACTGAAGCTACTCCCCATGCCTACATGGGCTGGTACCTTGCCATGTGGGGCGTGTTCACTTTCTTCATGTTCCTGGGAACTCTGAAGAGCAACACCACCATCAAGTTCATTTTCCTCTCTCTGACCGTTCTCTTCTTCCTGCTTGCTGCCCGTGACTTCACCGGCAGCGAGTTCATCGGCACCATCGCCGGTTACGAAGGCATCGTATGTGGCGCTTCCGCCATCTACCTTGCCATGGCCGAAGTGCTGAACGAAGTGCACGGCCGCACCATCCTGCCCATCGGCTAG